A stretch of DNA from Thermoproteales archaeon:
GCTACTATAACGCTTAAAACGACTATGGAAAAGAAAACTTTAAGCGTGGATTCCACGATAACTTACGAGCTGTTAAATAAGGGAGTAGAAAAAGGCGATGTTATCTGGATTGACGCAGAAACCGGTAGAATACATAAAATTGGAAGAGCTGAAACAGCTGAGAAAACCTATGACGTAGGCGTGGAAAAAACTGTTCCAGTACCCTCGGGTTCTATTCTTAAGGAAAAAGAGTTCGTGCACACTGTAACCCTTTATGATTTAGATGTTATGCATGCAAGAAGCGGAAGCTTGTTCAGTTTATTATTTGGTGGTAGCGAAGCTAAGGAAATATCGCCGGAAGTAAGACAGCGCGTTGACGAGCTAGTTAAAAACATGGTGGATGAAGGCAGAGCTGAAATCATTCCAGGAGTATTATTCATCGACGACGTGCACATGCTCGATATTGAAGCTTTTAGCTTCCTTTCGAGAGCCATGGAAAGCGAGCTGTCTCCAATAATAATCCTTGCGAGTAATCGCGGTTTTTCTAGAATTAGAGGAACCGATATCGTTGCACCACATGGTCTTCCGTTAGATCTACTTGACAGAATTTTAATTATAAAAACGAAACCATATACAGCTGACCAGATAAAGGAAATACTTAAAATTAGAGCAAAAGAAGAAAAGGTGAAAATAAGCGATGCTGCCCTCGAAAAACTAACCAAGATTGGTTTAGAGGAAAGTCTCAGATATTCAGTTCAGCTAATGATGCCTTCTTATGTGATAGCGAAGTCAAAGGGAAGAGATGAAATTGACGTTGATGATGTAGAGGAGGCCGCTCAACTTTTCGTTAGCATGAAGGAATCCGCTAGATATCTTAAAGAGCTTGAAAAAATGTTTTTAAAATAGCCTTCAACTTTTTCGGCGGAACCAGGATCAAAAAAGTTACTAATAGTATAATTTGTCCCATATCCAAATAGTATGTAGTTGCGGAGAATCCTCTCGAAAAATCACATGTTAACATGTATAAAAATGGAAAAACAGAAACTCTACATGATACGCCCAGGCTTGGATTGTTATAGGATGAGATTATTAAAAGTTTGTAATAGTGCGCTGTTGCAAAAATTACAGCAGTGAATAGTAACAATGGCTTAGAAAAGTTTTCCTCAAACGTATTGATTATTATGCCGATAAACCACAGTAACAACTCTATAACTGCCACTCTCCAGGCAAAATACCAAGAGAAAGTTTTACTAATATAATATTCACTAAGAAAATTTTCTATAGGAAGCCCCAGAGCTATAACTGCTGCCGAAGAAGAAATTAACACTGCTAGAACAGCATATGATAAATTATCCTGTTTTAAGGTAGCCATAGTCTTAGCCCCCATATTTTAATAGATAAAATCATGTTAGCTAACAATATCGCTGCGAAATAGAGAGAAACGCTAACTTTTGCTATCGTTCTGTTTTTTTCATTTTTTATAGACTTTTCAATAATAGCGTTTACTACTTGCCCTCCATCAAAAGGATATATGGGAAGCATGTTTATTACCGCAATACTTTGCGTTGCCATTATAGACCATATAAGAATCTTATATACTTCTGTTGAAAGCGATCTAGCTAGGTCGCTAAAACTATCGCGGAAAAACACTAAAGAATAGAAATCGTTAAATGATGCTCCCATAAAGCCTTTTGTTGAATTTCTGGGGTCTGACGCAAGCCTAATATGCACGTTAACAATATCACCATTTCTTACGACTGTAAGTTTGACTACATCTCCGGGCTTTGTGTTCTTCATGAAAACGATGAGTTCTTGAAGACTTTTTACTTCAGTCTCATTCATTTTAATAATTATGTCGCCAGCTCTCAATATCTCATTTGCAGGATAACCTTCAAGCGTAGAGTTAACCAAAACACCGGATGCGATCATCGCGTTAGTGAAAACCAGAATAAGCAGTATAAACGTTAAAAAATTAGCAAAGCTGCCAGCTGAGAAAACTCTTATTTTTCTTGAAAGAGAAATTTCCTCAAACTCGTTTTCATCAGGTTCTACAAATCCCCCAAAGAGAATTATAGCGAGTAGTAATCCGGCGGATTTTATAGAAACGTTGAAAGCTGAAGCGAATATTCCGTGAGCGAATTCATGGGGTATTAAAACAATAGCTGCCGCAAGTACAAAATAAGGAAGCGATTCCAAGCCAATTGTAATGCCTGGAAGAACCGGCGCCACCGGCGCGGCTGTTGGAGATTTAAATATTATCGCTAGAAGATTGACATGTATAAAGTATATGCCTACAGCTAATAGGTATACTCCAACAAGAATAGATATGTATGATATCAGGGTGATGAGTTTTTTATATTTTGAGCCTATTCTCTCTATGACTTTGTTAAATTTCTCTGTTCGAAGCATTACAACCGGCCCTTCCAGAGTAACGCCCCATCGAGTTAGGATATCTGGCTTAAAATTTTTAAGGAGATAAAGGGATAAATAGAGAACTCCTATTGCTGATACTAGTATAATCGTGCTAGCGTATTGTTGTAGTAAACCCGACACCACAGAGAGTATCTATGCTGAATAGGTTTTTTAATATTTCTATTCTAGCCTTATACCCGGTTGAATGTAAAGGATATACACGTTCTATTTTTAACTCATTAACCGCATCTTTAAAATCTTCAAGTGTTAAAGCATCCAAATAGGATAGATACAATCCGCCAACTAACGCTTTAATCGGATAGAGATGTTCCTTCCTGATAGTTGAAATTAAGTTTTCTAGACCATACGTAGCACATCCAACTAAAATTAAGCTACCTTTTGACATTTGAACGGTCAAAGTAATCTCCTTCATTAGAGAACCGAACGGTCCTAGAATACGCAAAAAAGGGTGTTTAAAGCTGTCAGCTATAACAAAACCCTTTCTGGCTAATATACGGTTTGTATTTTCATTGCTAAGCGGCGGCAAGATTATTTTCGCATCTTCTTCTATAATTTTTTGCAGTCCCGTAACTAATCCTCCTATGTGACATTTTCTCCATAGCGAAACGAATACGTAATCTACATCGGTTAAATCTATACCGAGTATTTCAGCATTGATTCTTAATATCTCGTATGAGCTCCCCGTATCAAATAGTATTTTAGTTTTTTTCGACGCGTTGATTTCGAGATAAATCGATAAAGAATGTGACGGAATCAGTTCGGGAATTTTTTTATTTGGTAAGTCATCAGCTAATACGGTTATTTTCACGCTTTTAGGTAGGTAGCTCATTTGATCTCCAGATTATTCTAATCCTAGAAAGATATAATTCTATCAGTATTAATCGTTAAATTGGGATTTATGAAAGGGAACGATATGCTGAAAATTCTCAGCAAGGACGCCTATCACAGAGTTGTACATGTCGAGATAGAGGAGCCTGTTGAGTTTCAGTACGGCAAGCCCGTGGATGAGTTAGATGTGAAGGAGGAAGTTAAAGCTGCTTTGAAAAGAAGGCAAATTAATAGGCTTTATATGTTTCAGGAGGAAGCTACCCGCTTAATTTTAAATGACGAAAATGTTTTTATATCAGCTGGAACTGGAACTGGGAAAACTGAGGCTTTCCTTATCCCTCTTGCTGAGAAAATACTTGATGAGCCTTACACTGGCGTGCAAGCGTTGCTTATTTATCCCACTAAGGCTCTTGCACGTGATCAATTTAAAAGGGTTAACGAGTTCTTTTCAATGTTTTTTGGAATAAGAGCTGCAGTTTACGATGGCGACGTTCCTGATAAAGATAGGAGGCAAATCTATAGTTTTCCACCTCAAATATTGATAACCAATCCGGATATGATACATGTATCATTAATCTATTCGCATGAATTTAGGAGGCTCTTGTCTAATGTAAAGTTTATAGTTCTTGACGATATGCACGTATACTCGGGAGTTTTCGGAATACATGTGGCTTACGTCGTAAGAAGATTAAAAAGAGCTATCGGCCACCCTGTCCAATGCATTGGAACGTCTGCAACTTTAGAGAATCCTGAAGATTTTGCTTCTAAAATATTTGGAGAATCGGTTAAAGTTATAGAAGCTCCACGAGGCAGGAAAGGTCGGTTGATTCACATATTAGTGAAGCCTATTGAAAGGTCTAAGAGAATGGAAGCTATTTCGCTTTTAAGAACATGCTTAAATAATAATCTAAAAACTTTAGTTTTCGTAGATAGTCATCGAACAGCCGAATTATTAAAGTATATGGCTGATAGGTATGGTTTAAGAGTAAAACTTCATAGAGCAGGTTTTAAACCTGAAGTTAGGAGAAAAATAGAAAGCGAGTTTAAATCTGGTAAACTTAAAGCTGTCATTGCTACACCAACTTTAGAATTAGGGATAGATATAGGAGATTTGGACGCTATAATTTTATACAGTATACCACCCACTTTCTCTAAATACGTTCAAAGAACGGGTAGGGCGGGAAGAAGAGGACAAACGGCTTATATTTTTACTATTTTAGGCGAAGATCCCATTAGTTCTTACTATGAAAGACATCCCCAGGAATTTTTTAGACAGAGTGTCGACCCGGTATTTATAGATTTAAAAAATGAAGAAATAGCTAAAATTCACTTGCTTGCGATGGCTTTAGAAAATCCTTTTAGTATAAATGATCTTAGCGATTTTGAGTATAAAGTATTAAAGAGTTTAGAGAAAAAAGGCTTTGTCAGAATCGTCAATAATTTCGTGTCCATTCAACCGAAAGGTTCTAGATTTCTTAAGAGTAGAATGGGAATAAGAGGTATAGGGGATGTCGTGAGAATCATCACAAAAACAGGAAAAGTGATAGGTTTTAGAGAAATGCCAATGGCGTTGAAAGAACTGCATCCAGGTGCGG
This window harbors:
- a CDS encoding site-2 protease family protein, whose amino-acid sequence is MVSGLLQQYASTIILVSAIGVLYLSLYLLKNFKPDILTRWGVTLEGPVVMLRTEKFNKVIERIGSKYKKLITLISYISILVGVYLLAVGIYFIHVNLLAIIFKSPTAAPVAPVLPGITIGLESLPYFVLAAAIVLIPHEFAHGIFASAFNVSIKSAGLLLAIILFGGFVEPDENEFEEISLSRKIRVFSAGSFANFLTFILLILVFTNAMIASGVLVNSTLEGYPANEILRAGDIIIKMNETEVKSLQELIVFMKNTKPGDVVKLTVVRNGDIVNVHIRLASDPRNSTKGFMGASFNDFYSLVFFRDSFSDLARSLSTEVYKILIWSIMATQSIAVINMLPIYPFDGGQVVNAIIEKSIKNEKNRTIAKVSVSLYFAAILLANMILSIKIWGLRLWLP
- a CDS encoding DEAD/DEAH box helicase, with the protein product MGFMKGNDMLKILSKDAYHRVVHVEIEEPVEFQYGKPVDELDVKEEVKAALKRRQINRLYMFQEEATRLILNDENVFISAGTGTGKTEAFLIPLAEKILDEPYTGVQALLIYPTKALARDQFKRVNEFFSMFFGIRAAVYDGDVPDKDRRQIYSFPPQILITNPDMIHVSLIYSHEFRRLLSNVKFIVLDDMHVYSGVFGIHVAYVVRRLKRAIGHPVQCIGTSATLENPEDFASKIFGESVKVIEAPRGRKGRLIHILVKPIERSKRMEAISLLRTCLNNNLKTLVFVDSHRTAELLKYMADRYGLRVKLHRAGFKPEVRRKIESEFKSGKLKAVIATPTLELGIDIGDLDAIILYSIPPTFSKYVQRTGRAGRRGQTAYIFTILGEDPISSYYERHPQEFFRQSVDPVFIDLKNEEIAKIHLLAMALENPFSINDLSDFEYKVLKSLEKKGFVRIVNNFVSIQPKGSRFLKSRMGIRGIGDVVRIITKTGKVIGFREMPMALKELHPGAVYLHGGTPYLSIRFEKKKAVVTMLPKGYDFVTFPLYYTMPEELKLLEQTIVKGISVKYLNLALNDVVYGYVVKRFPSMEIVEEKMLDREYSYSFKTKGILVNFPVQHEWNELENAEAFHAVEHAIISAAQIVLGVAATDLGGVSFPSGHIYIYDSYPGGSGVSKALMKKLDQILWKAFDIVSNCNCVDGCPKCIFSPYCGNNNKVLSRNKANKVLKEVLLKKVKVVEKRRSGKPLV
- a CDS encoding RuvB-like helicase translates to MVALTKFERIGAHSHIKGLGLKNGKALPIADGLVGQEEAREAAGIIVEMIKQGKMAGRAILLAGPPGTGKTALAIAVAKELGEDTPFMSLSGSEIYSSEIKKTEVLMQAMRKAIGVRIHEFRKVYEGVVEEMEIKLGKHPYNPYQQIPTGATITLKTTMEKKTLSVDSTITYELLNKGVEKGDVIWIDAETGRIHKIGRAETAEKTYDVGVEKTVPVPSGSILKEKEFVHTVTLYDLDVMHARSGSLFSLLFGGSEAKEISPEVRQRVDELVKNMVDEGRAEIIPGVLFIDDVHMLDIEAFSFLSRAMESELSPIIILASNRGFSRIRGTDIVAPHGLPLDLLDRILIIKTKPYTADQIKEILKIRAKEEKVKISDAALEKLTKIGLEESLRYSVQLMMPSYVIAKSKGRDEIDVDDVEEAAQLFVSMKESARYLKELEKMFLK